Part of the Pseudomonas baltica genome is shown below.
GCCGACCGGTTTGTAGGGGTAACCATTCTGGTCGGCATAGGCGATACGTACCTGGCGGCCGTTGTCGAGGCGAATCCTGCCCGAGCCTTGAATCTGCAGGAACTGCAGGTCGATCTGATTGCTCAGCCAGGCCAGCACAGGCGCATTGGCGCCCTTGCCCTGAATGGTCGCGGCATCGTCATAGGGCTTGAGTACCCGACCTTCAAGGCGCCCGCGCAAGCGCTTGCCCTTGAGCTCGGGGTAGATGCTGTCCAGGTTGACGATGATCAGGTCGTCGGGCACACCATATACGGGCACTGTATCGCGCTCGGTGCGTTGCAGGCTGCCGGGGTACACGGGTTCGTAGTAACCGGTGATCAGGCCCTTGTCATTGCCGCCCGAGCGCAGGCTGTAGGCTTGCAGGTTCTGCTGCAGGAAGGCGCGCACCGCCGGCGCGTTGGCCTGTACCTGGCTGGCGGCGCTGCACGTAGCACCCCAGACCGGGTCCTTGGCCAGGCGCGTGCAGGCCGAGGACCAGGCCGAAAAGCCGGCCAGCAGGTCAGCGTCGCTGACGGCGGGCAGTGCGGACCAGTCGACGCTGACATAGGTTGGGGGTTTGGGCGCTGGGGCGGTGGGCGCAGGATTTTTTTCGCAGCTGGCCAGCAGCAGGAGCAAGGGCAGGGAGCACAGACGCAAAGCGCGCCACGAAAAACGGAGATCAGGCACGCGAAGCAACCTTGGCTGATGAATTGAAGCCCGCTAGCTTGGGCAAAGCGGGGCGGTGAGTCAAATGACGGTGCCACCTGTGAGCGCTGGCTTGCGCGTTCGGCGGCGAAAGGGGCGAAAATCAGGCGTGGTTGCCGGCGTCTTCGTGGGTAGCGGGCTCCTCGCAAGGTCGATCACATTCCTAAACGGAATGCACGATATAAAAAACATGAATTTTATTTATCGCACAGGGCCCGGTAGCGTAGCGCCATTCCCGTCAAGGAGCAGGTCATGAGCACTGAAGCCGACAACCCCGCCGAGCGCCATTGGCAGCGCAATCTCACTGTCTGCGTGTTCGGTGCGTTCACCACCATCGTCGCGATGACCCTGCTGCTGCCATTCCTGCCGCTGTATGTCGAGCACCTGGGCGTGACTGATCCTGCCGCCGTGGTGCAGTGGTCGGGTATCGCCTTTGGTGCCACCTTCCTGTCGGCGGCATTGACCGCGCCGCTCTGGGGCCGCCTGGGCGATCGCTATGGGCGCAAGCTGATGCTGATTCGTGCAAGCCTGGGCATGGCCATCGCCATGTCGCTGATCGGCCTGGCAGAGAACATCTGGCAGCTGGTGCTGTTGCGTTTACTGGCCGGCCTGCTCGGGGGATACGCCTCGGGGGCCACCATCCTGGTCGCCACGCAAACGCCCAAGGGCCGCTCCGGGTGGGCGCTGGGGGTGTTGTCTTCAGGCATCATGGCGGGCAGCCTGGCCGGTCCGCTGATTGGCGGGCTGCTGCCGCCCTTGATGGGCATTCGTAATACCTTTTTCCTGGCAGGCGGGGTGATCTTCATCACCTTCCTGGCCACCTTGTTGCTGCTCAAGGAAGTGCCCCGGCCGCCACGCACCGCCGGCCAGCAGCAGGCCGACAAGGTTTCGGTTTGGCGGCAGTTGAACAACCCCAGGCCGGTGGTGACGATGTTCGTGATCGCCGGGGTGCTGATGTTCTCGACCATGTCGATCGAGCCGATCATCACTGTCTACCTGATGGAGTTGCACGCCGATCATCTGACCCTCATGGCCGGGCTGGTGATGTCGGCGACGGCGCTGGGCAGCATCTTGTCGGCGTCGCGCCTGGGCAAGGTCGCCGATCGCATAGGGCACTGGCGGATCGTGACGCTTTGCCTGGCGGCAGCGGCAGCGCTGTTGATTCCCCAGGCACTGGTCACCCAGCCGTGGCAACTGGTAGTGCTGCGGTTCCTGATGGGCCTGGCACTCGGCGGGCTGCTGCCGTGCATCGCCAGCATCATTCGCCATAACGTGCCGCAGGGTATCGCCGGACGCATGCTGGGCTACTCCACTTCCAGTCAGTACATCGGCCAGGTCCTGGGGCCTGTGGCCGGCGGTTTCGTCGGCGGCCATCTGGGAATGCGCTGGGTATTCCTCGCGACCTTCGTACTGATGGCCGGGTGTGCGCTGGTCACCCTTACGCAACGACCGAGCACCTCTTCGTAGCGAGGGGGCCTGCTCGCGACAAACGCCGCATGCACCGCACCCACCTGACACACCGAATCGCCGCCAGACCCACAGCCTCCTCGCCGCAGGGGATAGCGAGCCCGTGGCAATGACGGCTACGTGTTCATTGGGCATAATGCGGGGTATATCCCCTATGGTGTTATCTCCGATGAAGCAGATTACCCGCGTCGAGCTGGTCGACCTCGCAGCACAGGCCGCCCAAGCCCCGCGCCTGCGCGCCAACCGCAATCTGCATCCCGAGTTGCAGGACCCGGTCCAGCGCCTGGCGATTGCCATGGAGCCCGGCACCTATGTGCGCGTGCACCGTCACCCGCACACCTTCGAGTTGCTCACGCCATTGAACGGGCGTTTCGTGGTGCTGAATTTCGATGACCAAGGGCAAGTGACCGCCCGTACTATCCTCGGGGAAGACAGCGCCGTGCTGGAAACCCCGGCCAATACCTGGCACGCCGTGCTGTCGCTGGATGTCAGCGGTGTTATCTTCGAGGTCAAGCAGGGGGCCTACCAACCGGTGGCCGCCGAGGATTTCTGGCCAGGTACGCCGGCAGAAGGCGAAGTAGGTACGGAACAGGTCATGGCCTGGTACGAGGTCGCACAGGTCGGCGACAGCCTGGCGTTTCTGAACTGACAAGCGGTAGCGCCCGGCGAGCTTTTGTGAGCAAACGTCCGGCGCCAAGCGACTGTTGCACTTACACTTACGGCAATTGGGCGGGGTAGGTCCCTGAACCTTCTGCCGTTCGGTTCGGTCGATAGCTGCGGCGCTGATGATTAAGCGCCTGGCACGGCCCGTTTATTCTTGGAGAGCCTTTTGTGATAACACTCAGATCCACAGCCAGACTCAAGGCCTGGGGTGCCCACGGTTTTACCGCCACCGGGGTGGTGCTGGCCTTTATGGCGACCATCGCGCTATTCGAAGGTCACCCCAAGACCTGCCTGCTCTGGCTGGGCGTGGCGCTGGTGGTCGACGGCCTGGATGGCGCGCTGGCGCGCAAGGTGAATGTGCAGACGGTGCTCGCGCATTTCGACGGCTCGACACTGGACCTGGTCATCGACTACCTGACCTACGTGTTCATCCCTGCGCTGTTCATCTACTTCTATATCCCGCTGCCGCAATACACCTTGCTGCTGTGCGTGTCGATCATCCTGGTGTCGTCGCTGTTCTGCTTTTGCAACGTCAACATGAAGAGCAAGGACAACTACTTCGTCGGCTTCCCCGCGGCCTGGAACGTCGTCGCGCTGTGCATGTACATCCTCGACTCGTCAGCCTGGGTCAATGTGGTGACCATCATCGGCCTGGGCCTGCTGACCCTGACCCGGATGAAGTTTCTGCACCCGTTTCGCGTGCGCAAGTTCATGCCGATCAACATCGCGGTGACCGCCATCTGGCTGCTGTGCAGCCTGTCGATGGTGGTCAACCAGCCCAATAACGGCACACTGATCCTGGTGGTCTGGTCGCTGATGTCGGCGTACTTTCTGCTGGTGTGCTTCTGGCGCACGGCGCTGGAATGGGTGGGCCGGGTACGTAACTGAACCGGCTCCAGGTGCAGGGCTTCAGAGGTTGCGCGGATCGCGCAACCACTCCTGCAACTCGGCCTCGGCCTGTTCCATGGCGGTGCGGTTGAGCACCTTGCGCAGCATCGCCACATTCACGGCTCGCGAGCGCAGATTGAATGCTGCGCTACGTTCCCCCCTGATGTCGGGCTGATACACCCCTAGCTTTTCGTACAGCTGCTGCAGGCGATTCTGCACACTGCGCAGCGACAGGTTGCGGCGCCCGGCGATGGCTCGATCGGTCAGGCCCAGGGCGATATCCTGCAACACCTCATATTCCGAATCGTTCAGGCCCTGGAGATGATCCTGGGCCTTTTGCTGCACGCCGCGTATCTCCCGATCGATCACGCATTGCTGTTCGATGAACAGGCTGCGCAAGGCCAGGCGCAGGCGTTCCTCGGAGGCGGTCTTGAGGATATAGCCGTACGCGGCGCCCTCCGGCACGATGCGCGAGATGCCCCGCACGTAGGCCTCATCAGCGTAGTTGGACCAAAACAGGATCGAAGTGTCCGGCCGCTCACGCCAGATGGTCTTGGCGGCCTCGACGCCGGTATGTCGGGGCATCTGCAGGTCCATGACCACTGCGGCCACCTGATGTTCATGGGCCAGGCGCTCGCCGACCCGGCCATCTTCGGCTTCCCACAGGTGGGAGCACTCCGGCATCGCCCCTTCGATGATTTCCTTGAGAAACGCCCGGTGCACCGGATCGTCTTCTACCAGCAAAATGTCCATCAGGCATGCTCCCTCAATTGGCTGACAGGCAGCGGCAGGCTCACGCACACCTGGGTCCCCCGGTTGCCTGGGCCCTTGTCGATCTGTACCTGCGCGCCCAGCAATTGCGCGCGGGTCTGCATGTTCTTGATGCCGCCGGTGTCCATGCGGTTGTTGCCATCCAGGCCCTGGCCGTCATCGACGATGGTCAACTGCAGGTGTTCGGCGACGCGGCTGATCTGCACGGTGATGGACGCGGGGGAGGCGTGCTTGATGGCGTTGTTGACGGCTTCCTGGACGATACGGAACAGCGCGATCTGTTGCGCTTCACTGAGCTGCCCGGCCACGCCGTCGCTGTGATCGAACAGGTGGGTATCGATGTTCAGGCCGCTGTTGCGCACGCTACGCAGCAGCAGGTCTTCGAGCCCTTCGGCAAAGCCGAACAGGTGCAGCACGGTGGGTTTGACGGCGTCGATGATGCGCCGCAGCTCCTGCATGCTCTCCTGCAACGCGGTGCTGACCGGCTGCAAGGCGTCGGCCGAGACCGGCGCCTGCAACTGCAAGCGCGCAATGCGCCGGTGCAGGCGGGTCATGTCGGCAAGCGTTTGATCGTGCAGGTCCATGCCGATGCGCTGGCGTTCGCTTTCGAGTTCTTCGGTCAAACGCAACGCGCCCAGGCGCAAACCTTCCTCGCGGGCACGAGTCTGCGCCTGGGCGATTTCCAGGTGTTTGGCCTGGTCCGCCTGGCGCAGCGCATACAGGTACGACGCCAGTAGGTCAGCGACGTGCTGGGTGTGGTCGACATCGGCCTGGGTATAGAAATTGGCGCTGTGAGTGGAGCAGCTCAACGCGCCGATGATCTCGCCACGGGCACGCAACGGCACGTGCAGGCGGCTGCGCAGTTGCGCATCGAAGATCGGCTGGGCGAATGCTCCAGGGAAGTGAAAACGTGAATCGAGCATCGCGTCGTCACTGAGAATGAACGCTACCTGGCCCAGCAGCAGTGCGCGAATCGGACTCTCTACGATCGGCAGGGGGTGATCGACGAAGTGGCTCCAGGCGGTTTGCACCCCGGTTTCATAGGCATGCAAATGGTTTTCGCCGTCGAGCAGCAGGCTCACGTCGATATGGTCGTGGGGGAGAATGAAGCGAATCTCGTCGGACACCGCGTTGACCATCGATTGCAGGTCTAGCTGCCCGGCCAGAGCGCGGGAAATGCCGAGGAAATGCTGTAGGACGTGTTCCGCCGAAATCAGGGGTCTTTGCACGGTGCTTCCCAGGTTTGTTTTTGTAGTGGGAATACGGGTTGCGGCCATCATAACGCTTCGTACGGCTCATCGTCGTTGGGCAGTCGTACTGCATTTACCTTAAGCGCCAGGCACAGTGAAAAACTGCACATCCCCGCCTTTGACCTGCGGGAACCCGCAACCGATCTGCGCCAATGCCCACAGACGCACCGGTATTAGCGGTGCAGACTGGCCCTGCAGCTGCACCAGGCCCCAGGTCAGTGCCTGCACTCATTCACGATGCCCCACAACAATAACAAGGGTCACGACATGAAACTCGACACGCTCCGTTGCGCGCTGCTGTCCAGCGCTCTGGTAATGGCCCCGCTGATGCTGGCCCAGGCTGCCACCGCCGACAAGACCATCGCCCTGTCCAACAACTATGCCGGCAACGCCTGGCGCCAGAACATGCTCAACAGCTGGCAGCAGACCACCGATCAGGCGGTCAAGACCGGCATCATCGCTTCGGCCGACTCGTTCACCACCGGCGAAAACCAGGCCACCGAACAAGCCGCGCAGATCCAGAACCTCATCCTGCAAGGCTACAACGCTATCGTCATCGACGCGGCATCGCCCACGGCACTCAACGGCGCGGTCAAGCAGGCCTGCGACGCTGGCATTATCGTCGTGTCGTTCGATGGCGTGGTCACCGAGCCCTGCGCCTACCGCATCTCGATGGACTTCAAGCAAAGCGGCATCGACCAGATGGACTACCTCGCCAGTCGCTACCCCAATGGCGCCAATGTGCTGGAAGTGCGCGGCCTGGCCGGGGTTTCGGTGGACGAGCTGATCCACTCCGGCATCGTGGCCGGCGCCGCCAAGCATCCAAACTTGAAAATAGTCGCTGCAGTCAACGGCAACTGGTCGCAGACTGCGGCGCAAAAGGCCGTTGCCGGCGTGTTGCCGAGCCTGCCGAAGATCGATGCAGTAGTCACCCAGGGCGATGATGGCTACGGCACCGCGCAGGCCTTTACCGCCGCTGGCCGGCCGACGCCGACCATCGTCTTCGGCAACCGCGAAGAAGAACTCTCCTGGTGGAAAAAACAAAAGGACCTAAACGGCTACCAGAGCTTCTCCATCTCCAGTGCGCCCAGCATCTCAAGCCTGGCGTTCTGGGTCGCCCAGCAGTTGCTCGATGGCAAGCAGCTGCCGCATGACCTGGTATCGCCAGCGGTGAGCGTCACTCAGGACACTCTCGAACAACAGCTCAAGGGCCTCGCCAAGGGCGATCTGGTGAGCCAGGTCTATAGCGTCGATGACGTCGCCAAGCTGCAAGCACCCGCCACTCATTGAGCCTGGAGGCTGCCATGTCTACAGCGCAACGCGTGACCTTCGCGGGTATCGGCAAGTCCTTTGGCGCGGTGCGGGCCTTGGATGGCGTCGACCTCAGCGTGCAGGCCGGGGAATGCCTGGGCCTGATCGGCCATAACGGCGCCGGTAAATCGACTTTGATGCAGGTGCTCGCCGGCACGCTGGCCGCAGATTGCGGCAGCCTGCTGATCGAGGGCCGTGACCGCCGCGACGACTATAGCGTGCAGATCGCCCGGCAATGCGCGATCCGCTGCGTGTTCCAGGAGTTGTCACTGTGTCCCAACCTGAGCGTCGCCGAGAACACTCGCTTGATGTGCCCGGCGATTCGCGGCTTCGGCTGGCGGCGTCACGCCCGCAAGCTGATCGAGGCAAGCCTTGACGAGATCTTTCCCCATCACGGCATCAGCGCCGACGACATCGTCGCCGACCTGGCGATTGGCAAACGGCAGATGGTCGAAATTGCCCGCGCGTTTGTGTGCGTCGACGAACGCCTGGATGTGGTGATCCTCGATGAACCGACCTCATCGCTGGACTCGCGGGTCTCGGCGCAGTTGTTGGCCTTTGTTCGGCGGTTTGTGGGGCAGGGCGGCAGCATCGTGCTGATCAGCCATATCCTCGGCGAGATGCTCGGCACCTGTGACCGTATTGCAGTGATGCGCGATGGCAAGGTGGTCGATACCCGCGCCGCTACGTCCTTCACCCATGCGACCTTGGTCGAGTCGATGGGCAGCGCCGCCAGCCACGCCAAGGCACAGGCCGAGGCCTACAGCAGCAAACGCTTGCAGGGCGCGGCGCTGCTCGAGCAGCGCCCGGCCGCTCAGCTCGATGGCGGTTGCGTGCGCGCCTGGCGCGGCGAAATCATCGGCCTGGCCGGGCTCGCCGGGCATGGCCAGAGTCAACTGCTGACGCAGATCCTGCGCCGCCGCATCGCCAGCGGTGAAGGCGCTGCGCTGGTGGCAGGCGATCGGCAGAACGATGGCGTATTCGCGCTCTGGTCGATCGCGCAGAACCTCGATCTCAGCGCCCTCAAGCAGCTCAAACGCGGTGGCCTGATCGATCCCCGGGCGTGCGCTACGCTGGCGGGCCAGTGGCAGCAGCGCATGGCGATCCGTACGCCGGACATGAACGCGCCAATCCTCTCGCTGTCCGGTGGCAATCAACAAAAGGCGCTGTTCGCCCGAGCCTTGGCGACCACCGCGCCAGTGATCCTGATGGATGACCCCATGCGCGGCGTGGATGTCGGCACCAAGCGTGAGGTGTATTCGATCATCCTCGAAGAAGCGGCCCGCGGGCGCACCTTCGTCTGGTACACCACCGAGCTCGAAGAGCTGGACTACTGCGACCATATCTATGTCTTTCGCGACGGCCAGGCGGTGCTCGACCTGCCCCGTGACGAACTGAGCGAGGAGCGGATCCTGCGTGGCTCCTTCGCCGAGGAGGTGGCATGAACATGCCGACGCGTATCGAGGGGGCAGTGGTGGCTGACGAGAGTGGATCAGGGGCAAGCCCCCTCGCTACACGCACCAGGGTGTCGCCGGTCAATCGGGCGCGCTGGCTGCGCAGCGCCTTGCCGGCGTTGTCATTGGTGGTGCTGCTGGGCACCATTTTTATCCTGCAGCCGCGGGCCATGAGCTATATGGGCATGAACCTGATGCTCAATCTGGCAGTGCCGATCGCCCTGGCGACCATCGCGCAGATGCTGATCATCACCGTCAACGATCTCGACCTGTCGCTGGGCAGCTATATCAGCTTCGTTGCCTGCGTGGCCGCGACCCTGCTCAACGATCACCCCATCCTCGGGGTGCTGGCGTTGTTGGGCTGCGTGCTGGTCTATGCGCTGCTGGGTGCCTTGATTCATGCCCGGCGCCTGCCGTCGATCGTGGTGACTCTGGGCATGTCGTTCATCTGGACCGGCGCCGCCGTACTGTTGCTGCCGGCCCCTGGCGGCACAGCGCCGCAATGGTTGCAGGCACTGGTGCGGATCAAGCCGCCACTGCTGCCATTCGCCATCATCGTGTGCATTGCCCTGGCGCTGCTGGTGCATCTGTTTCTGATGCGTTCGACCCTGGGTGTGGTGCTACGCGGCGCGGGCGGCAACCCGCTGGCGATCGCCAAGGCCGGTTGGTCGCTGTTGCGCATCAAGGTCACCTTGTATGCCATGGCCGGCGGCTTTGGCGTGTTGTCCGGCTTGTTTCTGGTCGGGCTGACCACCTCGGCCGACGCCAGCGTGGCGCTGCGCTACACCTTGTTGTCGATCGCCGGGGTGATCCTTGGCGGCGGCGAATTCGTCGGTGGACGGGTGTCGCCGATCGGCGCGGTACTGGGGGCCTTGACCTTGGTGCTGGCGGGCTCGCTGTTGTCGTTTATCCGGATCTCACCGGATTGGCAGATCGGTGCCCAGGGCGCGATTCTGATTCTGGTGCTGGCCCTGCGGGCTGCCGTCAACCGTATGGAGGCACGTCAGCCATGAAGGACATCCCCATCATCAAACGTGTACTCGACAAGCCTTGGCTGTGGTCGTTTCTGGCAGCGCTGCTGATCTGGGCGGCGACGCTGGTGTTCAACCGTGGCGCAGGCAGCGGCGCGTTGCTGTCCGGCGCGTTGGGGTTCTCGGCGTTTTTCGTGATCGTCGGCATCGGCCAGATGTTCGTGATCAGTACCGGCCCCGGCAATATCGACCTGTCGATCCCCGCCAACGTGGCATTGAGCGGCGCGGTGGCGATGAAGCTGATGGACAGCCACAACGAACTGATCTGGCTGGGTGTGCTCGGCGTGCTCGCCACCGGCGTGCTGGTCGGGTGCGGTAACTACGCGCTGATCAGGCTGCTGCGTATCCCTCCGATCATTGCCACTTTGTCGGCCAGTTTCCTTCTGCAATCACTGGCAATCGCCTACGGGCGCAGTGTGCGGATCCAGCCACCGGACGACTTCTACGCCTTCGCCACCGGCAAGCTGCTCGGGGTGCCTTACGTTGCCCTGGCGGTGATGCTCCTGGCGGTGCTGATGGGTGTGGTACTGACGCGCACCCTGTATGGCCGCTGGGTCCTCGCTATCGGCCAGAACCCGCGTGCGGCGGAACTGGCCGGGGTGCGGGTGGGGCGGGTGCGGTTCGCTACCTATGTGCTGAGTGCCTTGTTCGCCAGCCTCTGCGGCTTGCTGCTGGCCGGGTTCTCTGGCGGCGCCTCGCTGAGCATGGGCGATGAATACCTGTTGGCATCCATCGCCGTAGTGGTGATCGGCGGTACCTCGGTAGCTGGCGGCTTCGCCAACGTCCCGGGCATCTGGGGCGCAGCGCTGTTCCTGTACCTGCTGGTGAGCATGCTCAACAGTTTCGGAGCCAGTGCCGGGGTCCGCTTGATCCTGACCGGCGTGATCATCATCGCCGTCATCACGGCCATGAGCGGCCGCCAAACGGCCCGCGCCTGAATAGTCTATTTTTACGAGGATCGCCGCAGTGTCCGACGAACTTTATGAGCACCTTGACCCGCGCTTTCGCGCACTGACCATCCCCAACACCCAGCTCGAGCGCCTGTACGACAAATGCCGCTGGGCCGAGGGCCCGGTGTGGTTCAACGACGGGGGGTACCTGTTGTGGAGCGATATCCCCAACGAACGCATCCTGCGCTGGATACCTGACCACGGGGTGTCGGTGTTCCGGGCCAACTCCAACTTCGCCAACGGCAACACGCGCGACCTGCAAGGGCGGCTCGTGACCTGCGAGCACGGCACCCGACGAGTGACCCGCACAGAAGCCGATGGCAGCATCACCGTGCTGGCCGACCAATTCCAGGGCAAGCGCCTCAATTCGCCTAACGACGTGGTGGTGCACCGCGATGGCGCAGTGTGGTTCACCGATCCCACCTACGGCATCCTCAGCGATTATGAGGGCTTCAAGGCGGAACCGGAGCAGGAGGGCAGTTTCGTCTACCGGATCGACCCGCTCAGTGGCGTAATCGCCTGCATGGCCAACGACTTCGTACAGCCCAACGGCCTGGCGTTCAGCCCCGATGGCCAAACCCTCTACGTCGCGGATTCGGCCCGGAGCCACGACCCGGATGCGCCCCATCATATTCGCGCACTGGAGGTGATCGATGGCACGCGCTTGGGTGCGTCGAGGGTGTTCGCGGTGATCGAGCCGGGTATCCCAGATGGGTTTCGTATCGACGTGCAGGGCAATCTCTGGACCAGCGCCGGGGACGGGATTCAGTGCTTCGCCCCGGACGGGACCTTGTTGGGCAAGATCCGCCTGCCCGAGAAGGTCGCCAACTTGACGTTTGGCGGGCCGCGGCGCAATCGGCTGTTCATTGCGGCGAATACGTCGCTGTACATGATCCATGTGGCCGTGACGGGGGCGCAGTTGCCGTGAGAGGCGTACTGCGGGGGCGCAAAACGGTGATGGGGTCGGCATGCCGATCTGACGGCGTGGGGGGATGACTGAAAGTTATCGCTCAGTAAGCGTTTGTCATTAGGCAAGAACGCATCGAGAGCGGCAAGCTGCGCGAATCAGGCTCGATAATCATAAAAAGGGAGTAGTCCATGCGTCTCGTACAGTTTGAAAATACCCAAGGGCAGCGCCAGGTGGGCATGGTGGAGGGCGAGCAGATCCATATCGTCCTCGATACCACTTCGACCCGTGAGCTGGCGCTTGCCGCCATTCGCAACAAGCACTCGTTACAGGAAGAAGTCATCGCGCGAGGGACCCAACCGAGCGACGAGCGCTATGCGCTGGCCCTGGAGCAAGGGCGCGTGCTGCCGCCCCTTGACCATCAGGACCCGGCTCATTGCCTGGTGACCGGTACCGGCTTGACCCACCTGGGCAGCGCCTCCACCCGTGACAAGATGCACCAGCAAAAGGCCGCCGATCCCGGCACCCTGACCGACTCGGCGCAGATGTTCCAATGGGGTATCGAGGGCGGCAAGCCACAACCCGGCAGCCCTGGCGCGCAACCGGAGTGGTTCTACAAGGGCGACGGCTCTTGCGTGGTACGCCCCGGTGCCGCGTTGCAGCAGCCACCTTTCGCCGAAGATGGAGGCGAAGAGCCGGAGCTCACAGGGCTCTATGTGATCGGCGATGATGGCCGTCCGTACCGAGTGGGTTTCGCCTTGGGCAACGAGTTTTCCGACCACGTGCTCGAGCGTCGCAGCTACCTTTACCTGGCGCACTCCAAGCTGCGCAACTGCTCCTATGGTCCGGAACTGCGCGTCGGCGCCTTGCCGAGCCACCTGGCAGGCATCAGTCGGATCCGCCGCGGTGGCGAAGTGATCTGGGAGAAGGAGTTCCTCAGCGGCGAGGACAACATGTGCCACAGCCTGGAGAACCTTGAATACCACCACTTCAAGTATCAGCAGTTCTTGCGCCCAGGGGACGTGCACGTGCATTTCTTCGGCACCGCGACCCTGTCCGTCGCCGACAATATCCGCACCCAGGCGGGCGATGAGTTCGAGATCAGCATCAGTGAATTCGGCGCGCCGCTGCGCAATACGGTGCAAGTGAGCCGCGAGGTGTTTCGTCCGGGTGATGTGCGTAGCCTTTGATCGAAATGCAGGCTGTGTAAAACCATGGAAGCCGCCGCGTTTACCGGACGCTGGCGGTTTTTGTGCGGGCGCCGATCTCGATGCTCAAACGGCCGCACCCGCGCGGGCTGCAGGGTGTTGATCATGGCGTCTGGTTCGACTGGCGAGGAACATGCGAAATGCTTGATCGGTGTCGGTAGAGCCGGCGACGTTCCAGCAGGTAGTATTCATGTTTTGTACTACTGTAGGTGTTCGTGTGTTTATGCACTGCGATCGATTCTTCGCGCAACGGCTCAATAGAGCTGTGGCTTCTGGTGGTATCGGGCCTCGGTTACGCTCGTGCAATACCTCGCGCTCCCGCTTACGGCAATTAGCCTGTGCCGTACTGATGCTCGTGAGCAGTAGCAACCATGCGCTGGCCGACGGCGATCCAAAGGCAGGCGAAGCCTTGTTCACCAGGACCTGCGGCGGCTGCCACAAGATTGGACGCTATGCACAGGCCGCCTTCGCACCGCAACTGAACGGTATCTTCGGCCGTGTGGCGGGTACCACCCGCGACTACGTGTACTCCAGCGCCATGAAAGCCTCGGGTATTACTTGGCAGCGTGACACCCTCATGGCATTCATCAAGGATCCCAGCGACGTGGTGCCTGGCACCAATATGCATTTCTGGGGAATCAGCGATGCGCAAAAGCTAGACGACTTGCTGGCCTGGCTGCAGGCAAACCAGAACGCAGAATAGTTCGGCGATTGCCGATCTGGAATAACAATAGATCACATCGATATATGGCGCTTATAAGAAAACTGGCTATGCTGCGCCAGTTTTTTCATAAGGCCGCGCGCGGCATCTAGGGCAGTTGATGGATTTCGGTAATATCGGTTTCGTAGTGGCAGGCTTGGTCGTCGGTTTCATCGTGGGCATGACCGGGGTAGGGGGCGGGTCCTTCATGACGCCGATCCTGCTGTGGTTCGGTATCAACCCGGCAACCGCGGTGGGCACCGACCTGTTGTACGCGGCCATCACCAAATCCGGCGGCGTGCTGGTGCACCGCAGGAACGACAATATCGACTGGACCGTCACCGGTTGGCTGACCCTGGGCAGCGTCCCGGCCGTGGCCCTGACGCTGTGGTACCTCAGCTCACTGCATACCGCCCCTGAGGCGATGAACGCCATCATCAAACAGGGCCTCGGGGTGGTGTTGCTGCTGACCGCGCTGGCCGTGCTGTTCAAGCAACAGCTGCTCGACTTCGCCCACCGCCGTGCCGGAGGCCGTTATCAGCCCAGTGGTGCGCGGCTCA
Proteins encoded:
- a CDS encoding substrate-binding domain-containing protein is translated as MKLDTLRCALLSSALVMAPLMLAQAATADKTIALSNNYAGNAWRQNMLNSWQQTTDQAVKTGIIASADSFTTGENQATEQAAQIQNLILQGYNAIVIDAASPTALNGAVKQACDAGIIVVSFDGVVTEPCAYRISMDFKQSGIDQMDYLASRYPNGANVLEVRGLAGVSVDELIHSGIVAGAAKHPNLKIVAAVNGNWSQTAAQKAVAGVLPSLPKIDAVVTQGDDGYGTAQAFTAAGRPTPTIVFGNREEELSWWKKQKDLNGYQSFSISSAPSISSLAFWVAQQLLDGKQLPHDLVSPAVSVTQDTLEQQLKGLAKGDLVSQVYSVDDVAKLQAPATH
- a CDS encoding SMP-30/gluconolactonase/LRE family protein, which translates into the protein MSDELYEHLDPRFRALTIPNTQLERLYDKCRWAEGPVWFNDGGYLLWSDIPNERILRWIPDHGVSVFRANSNFANGNTRDLQGRLVTCEHGTRRVTRTEADGSITVLADQFQGKRLNSPNDVVVHRDGAVWFTDPTYGILSDYEGFKAEPEQEGSFVYRIDPLSGVIACMANDFVQPNGLAFSPDGQTLYVADSARSHDPDAPHHIRALEVIDGTRLGASRVFAVIEPGIPDGFRIDVQGNLWTSAGDGIQCFAPDGTLLGKIRLPEKVANLTFGGPRRNRLFIAANTSLYMIHVAVTGAQLP
- a CDS encoding ABC transporter permease, which encodes MNMPTRIEGAVVADESGSGASPLATRTRVSPVNRARWLRSALPALSLVVLLGTIFILQPRAMSYMGMNLMLNLAVPIALATIAQMLIITVNDLDLSLGSYISFVACVAATLLNDHPILGVLALLGCVLVYALLGALIHARRLPSIVVTLGMSFIWTGAAVLLLPAPGGTAPQWLQALVRIKPPLLPFAIIVCIALALLVHLFLMRSTLGVVLRGAGGNPLAIAKAGWSLLRIKVTLYAMAGGFGVLSGLFLVGLTTSADASVALRYTLLSIAGVILGGGEFVGGRVSPIGAVLGALTLVLAGSLLSFIRISPDWQIGAQGAILILVLALRAAVNRMEARQP
- a CDS encoding ATP-binding cassette domain-containing protein encodes the protein MSTAQRVTFAGIGKSFGAVRALDGVDLSVQAGECLGLIGHNGAGKSTLMQVLAGTLAADCGSLLIEGRDRRDDYSVQIARQCAIRCVFQELSLCPNLSVAENTRLMCPAIRGFGWRRHARKLIEASLDEIFPHHGISADDIVADLAIGKRQMVEIARAFVCVDERLDVVILDEPTSSLDSRVSAQLLAFVRRFVGQGGSIVLISHILGEMLGTCDRIAVMRDGKVVDTRAATSFTHATLVESMGSAASHAKAQAEAYSSKRLQGAALLEQRPAAQLDGGCVRAWRGEIIGLAGLAGHGQSQLLTQILRRRIASGEGAALVAGDRQNDGVFALWSIAQNLDLSALKQLKRGGLIDPRACATLAGQWQQRMAIRTPDMNAPILSLSGGNQQKALFARALATTAPVILMDDPMRGVDVGTKREVYSIILEEAARGRTFVWYTTELEELDYCDHIYVFRDGQAVLDLPRDELSEERILRGSFAEEVA
- a CDS encoding ABC transporter permease, coding for MKDIPIIKRVLDKPWLWSFLAALLIWAATLVFNRGAGSGALLSGALGFSAFFVIVGIGQMFVISTGPGNIDLSIPANVALSGAVAMKLMDSHNELIWLGVLGVLATGVLVGCGNYALIRLLRIPPIIATLSASFLLQSLAIAYGRSVRIQPPDDFYAFATGKLLGVPYVALAVMLLAVLMGVVLTRTLYGRWVLAIGQNPRAAELAGVRVGRVRFATYVLSALFASLCGLLLAGFSGGASLSMGDEYLLASIAVVVIGGTSVAGGFANVPGIWGAALFLYLLVSMLNSFGASAGVRLILTGVIIIAVITAMSGRQTARA